In one window of Streptomyces sp. FXJ1.172 DNA:
- a CDS encoding helix-turn-helix transcriptional regulator has product MNHAARTQAASDEHLIHEAEKIAVALGRMFPGLCEVVLHDLRDPQHAIRTIENNLSGRQVGDSATELGLARIADPDYPSVLQNYPNQFPDGRPAKSTSIGIKNTRGEYIAALCLNLDVSVLSPVTLALANLVATDSEHPDHPLESLRDRNARELRQTVEALAAERAGTPRSLSRADKKALVRQLHSDGYFHSRDAAQTIADLLGVSRATVYNYTK; this is encoded by the coding sequence ATGAACCACGCCGCACGCACACAGGCCGCATCGGACGAGCACCTCATCCATGAGGCCGAGAAGATCGCCGTTGCGCTGGGCCGCATGTTCCCCGGGCTCTGCGAGGTGGTCCTGCACGATCTGCGTGACCCGCAGCACGCGATCCGGACGATCGAGAACAACCTCTCCGGCCGCCAGGTCGGGGACTCCGCGACCGAGCTGGGCCTGGCCCGCATCGCCGACCCGGACTACCCGAGCGTCCTGCAGAACTACCCCAACCAGTTCCCCGACGGCCGCCCCGCGAAGAGCACCTCCATCGGCATCAAGAACACCCGGGGCGAGTACATCGCGGCCCTGTGTCTCAACCTCGACGTGTCCGTGCTCTCCCCGGTCACACTCGCCCTGGCCAACCTGGTCGCCACGGACAGCGAACACCCTGACCACCCCCTGGAATCACTGCGGGACCGCAACGCACGCGAACTGCGCCAGACGGTCGAGGCTTTGGCGGCGGAACGCGCGGGCACCCCGAGGTCACTGAGCCGAGCCGACAAGAAGGCGCTCGTACGACAGCTGCACAGCGACGGCTACTTCCACTCGCGCGACGCCGCCCAGACCATTGCCGACCTGCTCGGTGTGTCCCGGGCGACCGTCTACAACTACACCAAGTGA
- a CDS encoding DSD1 family PLP-dependent enzyme produces MHTAPVIAQTLADPDTPFAVVDVHRMLRNIERLAAKADRLGVVLRPHVKTAKSLDVAALLHSGAPCPVTVSTLAEAEAFADGGYTDITYAVGIDPHKLPRVIALLRSGVTLRILLDSTEQATAVAEAARRAGIGIPTQIEIDCDGHRGGLRTDAPALTRIGRILHDAACLDGVLTHAGESYFAYSAEEQRQAAKNERDTAVTAAGRLRAAGLPVHTVSVGSTPTAHAAEDLTGVTELRAGNYVFFDLVMAGLGVCRTDDLALSVVVTVIGHRPEYGWIVTDGGWMAMSRDRGTSAQARDQGYGLVTDLDGTLVPGLVMSAASQEHGTLTVRDDAVLPDLPIGTRLRILPNHACATAAQHRGYHVIDSSRPTTGAPAVEAVWSRVSGW; encoded by the coding sequence ATGCACACCGCCCCCGTCATCGCCCAGACGCTGGCCGACCCCGACACCCCGTTCGCCGTTGTCGACGTACACAGGATGCTGCGCAACATCGAACGGCTCGCGGCCAAGGCGGACCGGCTCGGCGTCGTGCTGCGCCCGCACGTCAAGACGGCCAAAAGCCTCGACGTCGCGGCGCTCCTGCACAGCGGCGCCCCGTGCCCGGTCACCGTGTCCACCCTCGCTGAGGCAGAGGCCTTCGCGGACGGGGGCTACACCGACATCACGTACGCCGTCGGCATCGATCCCCACAAACTGCCCCGGGTGATCGCCCTGTTGCGTAGCGGTGTCACACTGCGCATCCTGCTGGACAGCACCGAACAGGCCACCGCCGTGGCGGAAGCCGCCCGCCGGGCCGGTATCGGCATTCCCACCCAGATCGAGATCGACTGCGACGGCCACCGCGGCGGCCTCAGGACCGACGCCCCCGCCCTCACCCGCATCGGCCGGATCCTGCACGATGCCGCATGCCTGGACGGCGTGCTGACCCACGCGGGCGAGTCCTACTTCGCCTACAGCGCCGAGGAGCAGCGCCAGGCCGCGAAGAACGAACGGGACACCGCCGTCACGGCGGCCGGCCGACTGCGCGCCGCCGGCCTGCCCGTGCACACCGTCAGCGTCGGCTCCACACCGACCGCCCACGCTGCCGAGGACCTCACCGGCGTCACCGAACTGCGCGCCGGCAACTACGTCTTCTTCGACCTGGTCATGGCCGGCCTCGGAGTCTGCCGGACCGACGACCTGGCGCTGTCCGTCGTCGTCACCGTCATCGGGCACCGGCCCGAGTACGGATGGATCGTCACCGACGGCGGCTGGATGGCCATGTCCCGCGACCGCGGGACCTCCGCACAGGCCCGGGACCAGGGCTACGGCCTGGTCACCGACCTCGACGGCACCCTCGTCCCGGGCCTCGTGATGAGCGCCGCGAGCCAGGAACACGGCACCCTCACCGTCCGCGACGACGCCGTCCTGCCCGACCTTCCCATCGGCACCCGGCTGCGGATCCTGCCCAACCACGCCTGCGCCACCGCGGCACAGCACCGCGGCTACCACGTCATCGACAGCAGCCGGCCCACGACCGGCGCGCCTGCCGTCGAGGCCGTCTGGAGCCGCGTCAGCGGCTGGTGA
- a CDS encoding aldo/keto reductase, producing the protein MEHRALGSQGLTVGAQGLGCMGMSAFYGATDETESLATIDRALELGVTLLDTAESYGPFRNEQLLGEALAGRRDAAVVSTKTGVEITDDGTALGLNGRPEYVRRALERSLRHLATDHVDLYYLHRIDPDVPVEETIGALSELVAAGKIRHIGVCEASAGTIRRAHAVHPLTAVQTEYSLFERGIEHDGVLDTLRELGIGLVAYSPLGRGFLSGAITSPDDFAEDDWRRTDPRFQGENFDRNLDVVRAVRRIATAKDVTPSQLALAWVQHQGAVAIPGTKRRRYLEENVAATEVTLTAEELAAIEAVAPHGVVTGDRYAPEFMGTLNG; encoded by the coding sequence ATGGAACACCGCGCACTGGGCAGCCAGGGCCTGACCGTCGGAGCCCAGGGCCTCGGCTGCATGGGCATGAGCGCCTTCTACGGCGCCACCGACGAGACGGAGTCGCTGGCCACCATCGACCGCGCGCTGGAGCTGGGCGTCACCCTGCTGGACACCGCCGAGAGCTACGGCCCCTTCCGTAACGAGCAGCTCCTCGGCGAGGCGCTGGCCGGGCGCCGTGATGCCGCTGTCGTCTCCACCAAGACGGGTGTCGAGATCACCGACGACGGCACTGCGCTCGGTCTCAACGGCCGGCCCGAGTACGTGCGCCGAGCGCTCGAACGCTCGCTGCGGCACCTGGCCACCGACCATGTCGACCTGTACTACCTGCACCGTATCGACCCCGACGTGCCGGTCGAGGAGACGATCGGTGCGCTGTCCGAGCTGGTCGCCGCGGGCAAGATCCGTCATATCGGTGTGTGCGAGGCGTCCGCCGGTACGATCCGGCGTGCTCACGCCGTGCACCCGCTCACCGCCGTCCAGACCGAGTACTCGCTCTTCGAGCGCGGGATCGAGCACGACGGGGTGCTCGACACCCTCCGGGAGCTGGGGATCGGCCTGGTCGCCTACTCCCCGCTGGGGCGTGGCTTCCTGTCCGGCGCCATCACCAGCCCCGACGATTTCGCCGAGGACGACTGGCGCCGTACCGACCCCCGGTTCCAGGGCGAGAACTTCGACCGCAACCTCGACGTCGTCCGTGCGGTCCGTCGCATCGCCACTGCCAAGGACGTGACGCCGTCCCAGCTGGCACTCGCCTGGGTCCAGCACCAGGGCGCCGTCGCCATCCCCGGCACCAAGCGCCGCCGCTACCTCGAGGAAAACGTCGCCGCGACCGAGGTGACCCTCACCGCGGAGGAACTCGCCGCGATCGAGGCGGTCGCCCCTCACGGCGTGGTCACCGGCGACCGCTACGCGCCCGAATTCATGGGGACGCTCAACGGCTGA
- a CDS encoding TetR/AcrR family transcriptional regulator — protein sequence MPRDSSATKARLLDAAFSEFAAYGIAGARVDRIAEAAGANKRLIYAYFGNKEQLFDEVLRRALAAGAESVPFDVDDLPGYAGAIFDHLVARPDLMRLRLWKLLERPSATEFEPEAFERKTAAVADAQQRGDLAREMPPVDLLTMILAAAQAWFWAAEGADAQASGSGWSPERLAEHRAAVVEAARRISEPKNADG from the coding sequence ATGCCACGCGATTCCAGTGCCACCAAGGCCCGGCTGCTCGACGCCGCCTTCAGTGAATTCGCCGCCTATGGCATCGCCGGGGCCCGGGTGGACCGGATCGCCGAGGCCGCGGGCGCGAACAAGCGGCTGATCTACGCCTACTTCGGCAACAAGGAGCAGTTGTTCGACGAGGTGCTGCGGCGGGCGCTGGCGGCCGGCGCAGAGTCGGTGCCGTTCGACGTCGACGACCTGCCGGGATACGCGGGCGCGATCTTCGACCACCTGGTGGCCCGGCCGGACCTCATGCGCCTGCGCCTGTGGAAGCTCCTGGAACGCCCCTCCGCCACCGAGTTCGAACCGGAGGCGTTCGAGCGCAAGACCGCCGCAGTGGCGGACGCGCAACAGCGTGGCGACCTCGCTCGGGAGATGCCCCCCGTCGATCTCCTCACCATGATCCTCGCCGCGGCCCAGGCGTGGTTCTGGGCCGCGGAAGGGGCTGACGCGCAGGCGAGCGGGTCGGGGTGGTCACCGGAGCGGCTGGCCGAGCACCGCGCGGCCGTGGTGGAGGCCGCCCGCCGGATCAGCGAGCCGAAGAACGCCGACGGGTAG